Proteins encoded by one window of Halictus rubicundus isolate RS-2024b chromosome 18, iyHalRubi1_principal, whole genome shotgun sequence:
- the Prosbeta5 gene encoding proteasome beta5 subunit, with protein sequence MALAEVCGLKSFVDFNATREKDNFSREIEAYSRNFINNTQLALPPYINPAENLARLVEGTDETGKQIKIKFDHGTTTLGFQYQGGIILAVDSRATGGQFIGSSTMKKIVEINNYLLGTLAGGAADCVYWDRVLAKECRMYELRNRERISIAAASKLLSNIVYNYKGMGLSIGMMLAGWDKRGPGLYYVDSEGTRTPGKIFSVGSGSIYAFGALDSGYHWDLSDEEAYELGRRSIYHATHRDAYSGGIVRVYHVKSTGWVHISDQDCKDLHYMYQEQKEKGTN encoded by the exons ATGGCGCTCGCTGAAGTTTGCGGTCTCAAGTCGTTTGTTGATTTCAATGCAACGCGTGAAAAAGATAACTTTTCACGGGAAATCGAAGCTTACAGCAGAAATTTCATTAATAATACGCAACTAGCTTTACCACCATATATAAAT CCAGCTGAAAATTTAGCCCGTCTTGTGGAAGGAACTGATGAAACTGGAAAGCAGATAAAAATCAAATTTGATCATGGAACTACCACTTTGGGTTTCCAATACCAAGGCGGCATTATTCTTGCTGTTGATTCACGCGCAACAGGAGGACAATTCATTG GTTCATCTACTATGAAGAAGATAGTGGAAATCAATAACTATCTTCTTGGAACATTAGCTGGCGGTGCTGCTGATTGTGTCTATTGGGATCGCGTATTGGCAAAGGAATGTCGTATGTATGAATTGCGAAATAGAGAGCGAATCTCCATTGCAGCTGCTAGCAAGCTCTTGTCAAATATAGTATACAATTATAAAGGAATGGGATTAAGTATTG GTATGATGCTTGCTGGCTGGGACAAAAGAGGACCCGGTCTATATTATGTTGATTCAGAAGGTACTCGTACTCCAGGAAAAATTTTCAGTGTAGGATCTGGATCCATCTATGCATTTGGAGCACTTGATTCTGGATACCACTGGGATCTATCTGATGAAGAAGCTTATGAACTTGGCAGAAGGTCTATTTATCATGCTACTCACAGAGATGCCTACTCTGGTGGAATTGTGAGAG tttATCACGTAAAATCAACAGGTTGGGTACATATTTCTGATCAAGACTGCAAAGATCTTCATTATATGTACCAAgagcaaaaagaaaaaggaactaATTAA
- the LOC143362812 gene encoding death-associated protein 1 — translation MSSPDESKLKGGHPPAVKAGGMRITQHKSSKEDREIKPIKDADETKSWSSPPKTIMISGFTGKGNADFPPEAVQVFHEKPTPTHDARPIHSSRPIIIQQPRK, via the exons ATGTCGAGTCCCGACGAATCCAAACTGAAGGGCGGACATCCCCCTGCAG TAAAAGCGGGCGGTATGAGAATTACTCAGCATAAATCATCGAAAGAAGATCGCGAAATAAAGCCGATCAAGGATGCGGACGAAACTAAATCATGGAGTAG TCCACCCAAGACTATAATGATCAGTGGATTTACTGGAAAAGGGAATGCAGATTTTCCACCAGAAGCTGTCCAAGTCTTCCATGAAAAGCCTACACCAACTCATGATGCACGCCCAATTCATAGTTCTCGTCCCATCATCATTCAACAGCCTAGGAAGTGA
- the LOC143362800 gene encoding extracellular signal-regulated kinase 2 isoform X2: protein MSGKNTTEKVLEIDTHVSKHYDIVRRLGKGAYGIVWKAIDRKNKETVAVKKIFDAFRNQTDAQRTFREIMFLLSFSNHENIIRLIGLHKANNDRDIYLVFEYMEIDLHNVIKKGNLLKDIHKVFIMYQLFKAIKYIHSGNVIHRDLKPSNVLLNTQCQCKIADFGLARSVTQIGEGDGETGSDPTLTDYVATRWYRAPEILVASKRYTKGIDMWSLGCILGEMLLGKPLFPGSSTINQVERIMATLPSPSKEDLMSVCAGYGTNLLEKTPNGPRRSLRDLLPEVSEKSLHLISNLIVFNPNRRLTAVEALEHPYVADFHKRHNEPERGSSVVPLLRDDVQLSVDEYRNKLYSMMDEKHRKHKNMSKSRIRRLSEHIRKETAVNRSSPVIGQGDGTVGKSLAHSYQDLRKERGRSDVYEPSCYDARAQLASRKTTRQPQIDSGERITKTRTISTSMEPQIQNSTVKNLRPTARSVATQYTYNLMNGNANNLTPSGTKSCLYINKQHRQLSKSQRSIQSDQVPMATCHVGLL from the exons ATGTCAGGGAAAAACACAACCGAGAAGGTTTTGGAAATCGACACGCACGTCAGCAAACATTATGACATAGTTCGACGTCTCGGCAAGGGA GCCTACGGTATAGTGTGGAAAGCAATAGACAGGAAAAACAAGGAGACGGTCGCGGTGAAGAAGATCTTCGACGCTTTCCGAAACCAGACGGACGCGCAGCGCACATTCCGCGAGATAATGTTCCTACTGTCTTTTTCTAATCACGAGAACATCATACGACTGATCGGTCTGCACAAGGCGAACAACGATCGGGACATTTATCTCGTGTTCGAGTACATGG AAATCGATCTTCACAACGTCATTAAGAAGGGCAACCTCCTCAAGGACATCCATAAGGTCTTCATCATGTATCAGCTGTTTAAGGCGATCAAATACATACATTCGGGGAACGTGATACACAGAGATCTGAAG CCGTCGAACGTCCTACTGAACACCCAGTGTCAGTGTAAAATCGCTGACTTTGGTCTGGCACGATCGGTCACTCAAATCGGGGAAGGTGACGGCGAAACCGGAAGCGATCCCACTCTCACGGATTACGTCGCGACCCGCTGGTACCGTGCGCCGGAAATACTCGTCGCTTCGAAAAG GTACACGAAGGGCATCGATATGTGGTCCCTGGGATGTATCCTCGGCGAAATGCTTCTCGGAAAGCCGCTGTTCCCTGGCTCGTCGACCATCAACCAAGTTGAGAGAATAATGGCTACCCTCCCATCGCCCAGCAAAGAAG ATCTGATGTCAGTTTGCGCCGGATACGGAACCAATTTGCTAGAGAAAACGCCAAATGGACCGAGGCGGTCGTTGAGGGATCTATTGCCCGAGGTGTCGGAGAAGTCGTTGCACCTTATCAGTAATCTAATAGTGTTCAACCCTAATCGCAGATTAACCGCGGTGGAGGCCTTGGAGCACCCTTACGTAGCTGA TTTTCATAAACGGCACAACGAACCGGAAAGAGGATCGAGCGTAGTACCGCTGCTCAGAGACGATGTACAGCTTTCCGTCGACGAGTACAGAAACAAGCTTTATTCGATGATGGACGAGAAGCATCGAAAGCATAAGAACAT GTCCAAGTCTAGAATTAGACGACTTTCAGAACACATCAGGAAGGAAACTGCTGTTAATCGTTCCAGTCCTGTTATCGGACAGGGTGATGGAACCGTTGGTAAAAGTCTTGCACACTCTTACCAAGATTTACGTAAGGAGAGAGGCAGAAGCGACGTGTACGAGCCTTCCTGTTACGATG CACGTGCACAGCTAGCGAGTAGAAAAACGACGCGACAACCACAAATCGACAGCGGCGAGAGAATCACGAAAACGAGAACCATAAGCACCTCCATGGAACCCCAAATACAAAACTCGACTGTGAAGAATCTTCGACCAACTG CGCGAAGCGTGGCTACACAGTAcacgtataatttaatgaacgGCAATGCGAACAACTTGACGCCCAGCGGAACGAAGAGTTGCCTATACATAAACAAACAGCACCGGCAGTTATCCAAATCCCAGCGATCTATACAATCCGACCAAGTGCCTATG GCTACTTGTCACGTGGGACTCCTTTAG
- the LOC143362800 gene encoding uncharacterized protein LOC143362800 isoform X1 gives MSGKNTTEKVLEIDTHVSKHYDIVRRLGKGAYGIVWKAIDRKNKETVAVKKIFDAFRNQTDAQRTFREIMFLLSFSNHENIIRLIGLHKANNDRDIYLVFEYMEIDLHNVIKKGNLLKDIHKVFIMYQLFKAIKYIHSGNVIHRDLKPSNVLLNTQCQCKIADFGLARSVTQIGEGDGETGSDPTLTDYVATRWYRAPEILVASKRYTKGIDMWSLGCILGEMLLGKPLFPGSSTINQVERIMATLPSPSKEDLMSVCAGYGTNLLEKTPNGPRRSLRDLLPEVSEKSLHLISNLIVFNPNRRLTAVEALEHPYVADFHKRHNEPERGSSVVPLLRDDVQLSVDEYRNKLYSMMDEKHRKHKNMSKSRIRRLSEHIRKETAVNRSSPVIGQGDGTVGKSLAHSYQDLRKERGRSDVYEPSCYDARAQLASRKTTRQPQIDSGERITKTRTISTSMEPQIQNSTVKNLRPTARSVATQYTYNLMNGNANNLTPSGTKSCLYINKQHRQLSKSQRSIQSDQVPMCSPDGKSGQLAHVGRAKARKNCKQVRAPARITSDTNWRGEDRQTISFAHDSPQSLQTKYFARTSDHMNYYHLRSNDSNNSKNVSSSSNANSAESLYASRTSSTTKNQAIRKYFNEIMPTRAEEQKSLPCRTRKSTDHPMILRNNGGNIDISQPPDCPSNGAYRSKTSAHNRNHVTGQQSKHVADGTKWTAPVNKSRFLNNYSQSHGVITASAYKDLRSGNIRW, from the exons ATGTCAGGGAAAAACACAACCGAGAAGGTTTTGGAAATCGACACGCACGTCAGCAAACATTATGACATAGTTCGACGTCTCGGCAAGGGA GCCTACGGTATAGTGTGGAAAGCAATAGACAGGAAAAACAAGGAGACGGTCGCGGTGAAGAAGATCTTCGACGCTTTCCGAAACCAGACGGACGCGCAGCGCACATTCCGCGAGATAATGTTCCTACTGTCTTTTTCTAATCACGAGAACATCATACGACTGATCGGTCTGCACAAGGCGAACAACGATCGGGACATTTATCTCGTGTTCGAGTACATGG AAATCGATCTTCACAACGTCATTAAGAAGGGCAACCTCCTCAAGGACATCCATAAGGTCTTCATCATGTATCAGCTGTTTAAGGCGATCAAATACATACATTCGGGGAACGTGATACACAGAGATCTGAAG CCGTCGAACGTCCTACTGAACACCCAGTGTCAGTGTAAAATCGCTGACTTTGGTCTGGCACGATCGGTCACTCAAATCGGGGAAGGTGACGGCGAAACCGGAAGCGATCCCACTCTCACGGATTACGTCGCGACCCGCTGGTACCGTGCGCCGGAAATACTCGTCGCTTCGAAAAG GTACACGAAGGGCATCGATATGTGGTCCCTGGGATGTATCCTCGGCGAAATGCTTCTCGGAAAGCCGCTGTTCCCTGGCTCGTCGACCATCAACCAAGTTGAGAGAATAATGGCTACCCTCCCATCGCCCAGCAAAGAAG ATCTGATGTCAGTTTGCGCCGGATACGGAACCAATTTGCTAGAGAAAACGCCAAATGGACCGAGGCGGTCGTTGAGGGATCTATTGCCCGAGGTGTCGGAGAAGTCGTTGCACCTTATCAGTAATCTAATAGTGTTCAACCCTAATCGCAGATTAACCGCGGTGGAGGCCTTGGAGCACCCTTACGTAGCTGA TTTTCATAAACGGCACAACGAACCGGAAAGAGGATCGAGCGTAGTACCGCTGCTCAGAGACGATGTACAGCTTTCCGTCGACGAGTACAGAAACAAGCTTTATTCGATGATGGACGAGAAGCATCGAAAGCATAAGAACAT GTCCAAGTCTAGAATTAGACGACTTTCAGAACACATCAGGAAGGAAACTGCTGTTAATCGTTCCAGTCCTGTTATCGGACAGGGTGATGGAACCGTTGGTAAAAGTCTTGCACACTCTTACCAAGATTTACGTAAGGAGAGAGGCAGAAGCGACGTGTACGAGCCTTCCTGTTACGATG CACGTGCACAGCTAGCGAGTAGAAAAACGACGCGACAACCACAAATCGACAGCGGCGAGAGAATCACGAAAACGAGAACCATAAGCACCTCCATGGAACCCCAAATACAAAACTCGACTGTGAAGAATCTTCGACCAACTG CGCGAAGCGTGGCTACACAGTAcacgtataatttaatgaacgGCAATGCGAACAACTTGACGCCCAGCGGAACGAAGAGTTGCCTATACATAAACAAACAGCACCGGCAGTTATCCAAATCCCAGCGATCTATACAATCCGACCAAGTGCCTATG TGTTCTCCTGATGGAAAGTCGGGTCAGTTAGCGCACGTCGGTCGGGCAAAGGCACGGAAGAACTGCAAGCAGGTCCGCGCACCTGCTCGTATCACGTCGGACACGAATTGGCGCGGAGAGGATCGGCAAACGATTTCGTTCGCTCACGACAGCCCCCAGAGTCTCCAGACGAAGTATTTCGCGAGGACATCGGACCACATGAATTACTATCATCTCCGATCCAACGACAGCAACAACAGCAAAAACGTGAGCAGTAGCAGTAACGCGAACAGCGCCGAATCGTTGTACGCCTCGCGTACGTCGTCTACCACGAAGAACCAAGCTATCCGGAAATATTTTAACGAGATCATGCCAACCCGAGCCGAGGAGCAGAAATCGTTACCTTGTCGAACAAGAAAGAGCACAGATCATCCGATGATCCTGCGAAATAACGGTGGAAACATCGACATATCACAGCCACCCGATTGCCCCTCGAATGGCGCGTATCGGTCGAAAACTTCTGCTCATAATCGCAACCACGTTACAGGGCAGCAGTCGAAGCACGTCGCCGACGGAACCAAATGGACTGCGCCGGTGAACAAATCGcgttttcttaataattatagCCAGAGTCACGGCGTGATCACAGCATCCGCGTACAAAGATTTGCGAAGCGGGAATATACGATGGTAA